The Prochlorococcus sp. MIT 1300 genome has a window encoding:
- a CDS encoding glutaredoxin family protein, with amino-acid sequence MAAFSLVLYTRKGCCLCEGLEKKLRELKLNKVTPQLSLRVVDIDHQLTPADVRERYNLEVPVMCIGPSDSLHKLIPLPRVSPRLNGEGLLKWLQKTCLNALESF; translated from the coding sequence ATGGCAGCATTTTCGCTTGTGCTCTATACCCGCAAAGGTTGTTGCCTTTGTGAAGGGCTTGAGAAAAAATTGCGAGAATTGAAACTTAATAAAGTCACTCCTCAATTATCTCTCCGTGTGGTTGATATAGATCACCAGTTGACTCCTGCCGATGTTCGAGAACGCTATAACCTTGAGGTACCAGTTATGTGTATTGGTCCATCTGATTCGCTTCATAAGCTAATTCCCTTGCCCAGGGTTTCTCCACGATTGAATGGGGAAGGATTGCTCAAGTGGCTTCAAAAGACTTGCCTCAATGCACTTGAGTCTTTTTAG
- a CDS encoding UDP-N-acetylmuramoyl-L-alanyl-D-glutamate--2,6-diaminopimelate ligase, giving the protein MVQRKLHSLLREVGLDMPQNMSDPLIESLTSDSRIVEKGSLFLGIPGEGFDGGTFWPQAQQKGAVASLIGHAAAILQPPGESDLVIIAPDPVAKWVGLIAAAFWNQPSQKLDLIGITGTNGKTTIAYLIEYLSNSVGRTAGLFGTLGNRWKGNKIKALNTTPFAVDLQAQLALAVQSGVDLVAMEVSSHALAQQRVSGCHFSGAIFTNLTQDHLDYHISMDKYFEAKSTLFAPPLLDLDSPKVVVNIDDKWGLELAQRLGEQCWRSSIIQSAFQQGIADISIDNIVVKNSGIEGDFYSPLGEGRLVAPLLGKFNLMNILQALGVLLQHGFALPELLEHLKGFPGVPGRLQRISLDAYSENLLPTVLVDYAHTPDGLKNALMACRSFAEGDLICVFGCGGDRDRSKRSKMGEIAASFADRIYLTSDNPRNEDAGQILSDIIQGIPKRTNFLVEEDRSKAIRNSIVDAAPNDIILVAGKGHEDYQILGNIKVHFDDSEEVEASLREKLNLN; this is encoded by the coding sequence ATGGTTCAACGAAAACTCCACTCACTTTTAAGAGAAGTGGGATTAGATATGCCACAGAATATGTCTGACCCTTTGATTGAATCTTTAACTTCTGATTCACGGATTGTTGAAAAAGGATCACTCTTTTTAGGAATACCAGGAGAGGGGTTTGATGGCGGAACTTTTTGGCCCCAGGCACAACAAAAGGGCGCAGTTGCCTCGTTGATTGGGCATGCCGCAGCAATACTTCAACCACCAGGTGAATCAGATTTGGTCATAATTGCACCTGACCCTGTAGCCAAATGGGTTGGATTAATAGCAGCAGCATTTTGGAACCAGCCCTCTCAGAAATTGGACTTGATAGGCATTACCGGAACGAATGGTAAAACAACAATTGCTTACTTGATTGAGTATTTAAGTAACTCTGTTGGTAGAACAGCTGGACTCTTTGGAACCTTGGGCAATCGTTGGAAAGGTAATAAGATTAAAGCTTTAAATACGACACCCTTTGCGGTTGACTTGCAAGCCCAATTAGCATTAGCGGTTCAATCAGGAGTTGATTTAGTTGCTATGGAAGTAAGCTCACATGCATTGGCTCAACAAAGGGTCTCGGGATGTCATTTCTCAGGAGCTATTTTTACAAACCTTACGCAAGATCACCTTGATTACCATATCTCTATGGACAAATATTTTGAGGCTAAGTCAACCTTATTTGCTCCTCCACTTTTGGATTTAGATAGTCCAAAGGTGGTAGTAAATATTGATGACAAATGGGGACTTGAATTGGCTCAAAGGCTAGGTGAGCAATGTTGGCGTAGCTCTATCATTCAAAGTGCATTTCAACAAGGTATTGCTGATATTTCCATTGATAATATTGTAGTTAAAAATTCAGGAATTGAGGGAGACTTTTATAGTCCTCTTGGTGAAGGCAGGCTAGTAGCTCCTTTGTTAGGTAAGTTTAATCTGATGAATATTTTGCAAGCTTTAGGCGTTTTATTGCAACACGGATTCGCATTACCTGAACTTCTAGAGCATTTAAAAGGTTTTCCTGGAGTGCCCGGACGTTTGCAGCGTATTTCACTAGATGCGTATTCTGAGAATTTGCTACCAACAGTTTTGGTTGATTATGCTCATACACCAGATGGCTTAAAGAATGCCCTCATGGCTTGCCGATCTTTTGCAGAAGGTGATTTGATTTGTGTATTTGGATGTGGAGGTGATAGAGATAGATCTAAACGTTCAAAAATGGGTGAGATTGCTGCAAGTTTTGCAGATAGGATTTATTTGACTTCTGATAATCCGCGCAATGAAGATGCTGGACAAATACTTTCTGACATTATCCAAGGTATTCCAAAAAGAACTAATTTTCTTGTAGAGGAAGATAGGTCTAAAGCCATTAGAAACTCAATTGTTGATGCAGCACCTAATGACATTATTCTCGTTGCAGGTAAAGGACATGAGGATTATCAAATTCTAGGGAATATTAAAGTACATTTTGATGACAGTGAGGAGGTTGAGGCTTCTCTAAGAGAGAAATTAAATTTAAATTAG
- the yidD gene encoding membrane protein insertion efficiency factor YidD: protein MREALNKILGWLMIELIGFYRQWVSPVLGPRCRFIPSCSEYGLEAIARHGPWRGGWLTLKRLSKCHPFTPCGCDPVPD from the coding sequence ATGCGAGAAGCTTTGAACAAAATCTTGGGATGGTTGATGATTGAACTTATTGGCTTTTATCGTCAATGGGTCTCCCCTGTTTTGGGCCCACGTTGCAGATTTATTCCTTCTTGCAGTGAATATGGGTTAGAAGCAATTGCTCGTCATGGGCCTTGGAGAGGGGGGTGGCTGACGTTAAAGAGGCTTTCTAAATGCCATCCTTTTACACCATGTGGTTGTGACCCTGTGCCTGATTGA
- a CDS encoding aminotransferase class V-fold PLP-dependent enzyme, producing MSSLRATMSALSNKHYFNYGGQGPLPSPSLKAMKASWEKVQELGPFTLNVWPYLANEIQQTKIKLAKICGVRPERISLTENVTSGCILPLWGLPFEAGDRILISNCEHPGIVAACMELARRLGLEIDTLDLEVFASLCKKPDEINDELLESLEKSIKPKTKLIVISHILWNTGQVIPIEAIAMSLNQKPQKPYLLVDGAQSFGQIPLKRSAASADIYAFTGHKWACGPEGLGGVVLSERILNEASPTFIGWRTLKNENLIQEDIGNLFHNDGRRFEIATSCIPLLAGLRSSLDLIEEECSEEVRIQQICLLSNQFWEYINDSDCFSTILKIRPNSGLVSFTSKDNKSPAKLTSLLGKKKIWIRSLESPLCMRACFHITTTAQEIEKLIECLTRYTNHS from the coding sequence ATGAGCTCCCTCAGAGCAACAATGTCTGCTCTATCCAATAAGCATTACTTCAATTATGGAGGGCAAGGTCCATTACCATCACCCTCTCTTAAGGCAATGAAAGCAAGTTGGGAAAAGGTTCAAGAGCTTGGTCCATTTACTCTAAATGTATGGCCTTATCTCGCAAATGAAATACAACAAACAAAGATTAAGCTTGCAAAAATCTGCGGGGTCAGGCCAGAGAGAATATCCCTTACAGAAAATGTAACTAGTGGTTGCATTTTGCCGCTTTGGGGACTTCCCTTTGAAGCAGGAGACCGAATACTAATTAGCAACTGCGAACATCCCGGGATAGTAGCTGCTTGCATGGAATTAGCACGTAGATTAGGCTTAGAAATTGACACCTTAGACCTAGAGGTCTTCGCAAGCCTTTGCAAGAAACCTGATGAGATTAATGATGAATTACTAGAATCCCTAGAGAAAAGTATCAAGCCTAAAACGAAATTAATTGTTATCTCACATATTCTATGGAATACCGGACAAGTTATTCCTATTGAGGCTATTGCAATGAGCTTAAATCAAAAGCCTCAAAAACCCTACCTATTAGTTGATGGAGCTCAGAGTTTTGGACAAATTCCTCTTAAGAGGTCAGCAGCCAGTGCCGACATATATGCCTTTACGGGCCACAAATGGGCTTGCGGACCTGAAGGATTGGGTGGAGTTGTTTTATCAGAGCGTATTTTAAACGAGGCTAGCCCTACATTTATTGGTTGGCGAACTTTAAAAAATGAGAACCTTATTCAAGAAGACATAGGCAATTTGTTCCATAATGATGGTCGGCGTTTTGAGATTGCAACCTCCTGCATTCCATTATTAGCAGGGCTAAGGTCCTCTTTAGATCTAATCGAAGAAGAATGTTCAGAAGAAGTACGTATCCAACAAATATGTCTTTTAAGTAATCAATTCTGGGAATATATAAATGACTCTGATTGTTTTTCGACAATTCTGAAAATACGCCCCAACTCAGGGCTGGTAAGCTTTACCAGTAAAGATAACAAATCACCAGCTAAACTAACATCTCTTCTAGGAAAAAAAAAGATATGGATAAGGAGTCTGGAAAGTCCCTTATGTATGCGAGCGTGCTTTCATATCACAACAACAGCCCAGGAAATTGAAAAACTAATTGAGTGTTTAACAAGATATACTAATCACAGCTAA
- a CDS encoding zinc-dependent metalloprotease family protein produces the protein MPSIASEYLIDQGWVDITRDIVKSDNYLDIYLHNKKGPVYVGGGMYGAQYINSLIINEEYRIFIEEQVLSIDKELDLDFRFVGNSRDSDIAVYFDSDINIEGDSGVLGLAVLNSEANRKYWEIFIDEPAFAGDTNYLKYALIHELGHTFGLEHPFESSDGDIWGGITSPWLSAYPEDTVMAYRTPRLNYWPNNFSANDMNALSSAWPEESKEEGTNIVYKFDNKANLKDLLGYWFDSLESGSLQKIDSPENRLLEIKTNTWGDHIKINRITKSSADGNEIVQAKQIIFNQPIKSGSLVHGSSSNETLRGLAGWDILDGGAGDDLIHGGNGRDIITGGAGADELHGDFGWNTFRSEKDGAKDLIAIKSDQHLFNWNYGKAGNNPNGEKVDIIEGLDTNDEIKILGVFTPELSFQETTAKGLNGIGIYAKGSLEALYTAGDLSVTQIQGMTTGDLNPKWSFRTNTKTPDLSA, from the coding sequence ATGCCATCGATAGCTAGTGAATACCTAATAGATCAAGGATGGGTTGATATCACCAGAGATATAGTTAAGTCAGATAATTACCTTGACATTTATCTGCACAATAAAAAGGGTCCAGTCTATGTTGGGGGAGGAATGTATGGTGCACAGTACATTAACAGTTTAATAATAAATGAAGAATACCGAATATTCATCGAAGAGCAGGTTTTGTCTATCGATAAAGAGTTAGACCTTGATTTTCGTTTTGTAGGTAATAGCAGAGATAGTGATATAGCTGTTTATTTTGATTCTGACATCAACATAGAAGGAGATAGTGGTGTTCTTGGCTTAGCTGTTCTAAATTCAGAGGCCAATAGAAAATATTGGGAGATATTCATTGATGAACCAGCATTCGCCGGTGATACAAACTATTTAAAATACGCATTAATACATGAGCTAGGACACACGTTTGGGCTTGAACATCCTTTTGAAAGTAGTGATGGAGATATATGGGGAGGGATTACTTCGCCATGGCTTAGTGCCTACCCAGAAGATACAGTTATGGCTTATAGGACACCTAGGTTAAATTATTGGCCAAATAACTTCTCTGCAAATGACATGAATGCCTTAAGTTCAGCGTGGCCTGAGGAAAGCAAAGAAGAAGGCACCAATATTGTATATAAATTTGACAACAAAGCCAATTTAAAAGATTTATTAGGTTACTGGTTTGACTCACTTGAATCTGGAAGCTTACAGAAAATAGATTCACCTGAAAATAGACTTCTGGAGATAAAAACTAATACATGGGGTGATCATATAAAGATAAACCGAATCACAAAATCTTCAGCTGATGGGAATGAAATTGTACAAGCCAAACAAATTATTTTTAACCAGCCAATAAAATCTGGTTCTCTCGTCCATGGCAGCTCCAGCAATGAAACCCTAAGAGGTTTAGCCGGATGGGATATTTTGGATGGTGGAGCAGGCGATGACTTGATTCATGGCGGTAATGGGCGAGACATCATCACAGGTGGTGCGGGTGCCGATGAACTCCACGGTGACTTTGGTTGGAATACTTTCCGCTCAGAAAAAGATGGCGCCAAAGATCTCATTGCCATCAAATCGGATCAACATCTATTCAATTGGAACTATGGAAAAGCTGGTAATAATCCAAATGGCGAAAAAGTCGACATCATCGAAGGGCTAGATACCAATGACGAAATCAAAATTTTAGGTGTATTTACCCCGGAACTAAGCTTTCAAGAAACCACCGCCAAAGGCCTCAATGGGATTGGCATATATGCCAAAGGTTCTCTAGAAGCTCTTTATACAGCTGGTGATTTATCAGTCACTCAGATTCAGGGCATGACAACCGGTGATCTCAATCCGAAATGGAGCTTTAGAACGAACACAAAAACTCCTGATTTATCAGCTTAA
- a CDS encoding sulfotransferase family 2 domain-containing protein, translated as MKRLVVYNHIPKTGGSYINTILRKEYGDLYYSLTSEDIKKSNFPENASCISIHNTFIDKDYFDSLKQGISQYEEVKFVTCFRHPLARLISGVKHNRREGRYEHYSYARLLKGPYKDFSYSSLIAMKNLNPTYHYADVSIDSLIGLMTNDSRENESVYDFANTIGQTMAFSLGNPDNVFTANAKIRGLVASGIKHFFVNKKLFDFIGGPEYAVVGTTEKMNQFITDLLDADIISKKTYDYANSLERVNVGEESKLDNLKTELAVKFFIQYPIDFYLWDYFFAL; from the coding sequence ATGAAAAGATTGGTAGTTTACAATCACATTCCTAAAACAGGTGGCAGCTATATAAATACTATTCTTAGAAAAGAATATGGTGATTTATATTACTCCCTTACAAGCGAAGATATAAAGAAGTCTAATTTCCCTGAAAATGCAAGTTGCATTAGTATTCACAATACGTTTATTGATAAGGACTATTTTGATTCACTAAAACAAGGTATATCCCAATACGAAGAAGTTAAGTTTGTTACATGTTTTAGGCATCCACTCGCAAGACTTATCTCAGGTGTAAAACATAACAGAAGAGAGGGTCGCTATGAACACTATTCTTATGCGAGACTTCTTAAAGGGCCATATAAGGACTTCTCTTATTCCAGCCTAATTGCCATGAAAAATCTTAACCCTACTTATCATTACGCAGATGTGAGCATTGATAGTCTGATAGGTTTGATGACTAATGATTCAAGGGAAAACGAAAGTGTTTATGATTTTGCAAATACCATAGGCCAAACCATGGCATTCTCTTTAGGTAATCCGGACAATGTTTTTACTGCAAATGCAAAAATTAGAGGGTTAGTTGCTTCTGGAATCAAGCATTTCTTTGTGAATAAAAAATTGTTCGATTTCATAGGAGGTCCTGAATATGCTGTAGTTGGAACAACAGAGAAAATGAATCAATTTATAACAGACTTGCTAGATGCAGACATAATCTCGAAGAAAACTTATGATTATGCAAATAGCCTTGAGAGAGTAAATGTAGGAGAAGAGAGCAAATTGGATAATCTGAAGACAGAACTTGCTGTTAAGTTTTTCATTCAATACCCAATTGACTTTTATTTGTGGGACTACTTCTTTGCCCTTTAA
- the rpsD gene encoding 30S ribosomal protein S4, protein MSRYRGPRLRITRRLGDLPGLTRKAAKRSHPPGQHGQARRKRSEYAIRLEEKQKLRFNYGISERQLVRYVKKARSQEGSTGTNLLKLLENRLDNVCFRLGFGPTVPGARQLVNHGHVTVNGRVLDIASYQCKQGDVVGIRENKGSKKLAEANLEFPGLANVPPHLELDKPKMTAKINGKCEREWVALEINELLVVEYYSRKV, encoded by the coding sequence ATGTCTAGATACCGCGGCCCTCGCTTGAGGATTACGCGGCGCTTGGGAGATCTTCCAGGTCTCACCCGGAAGGCCGCAAAACGGTCACATCCGCCAGGTCAGCACGGCCAAGCCCGTCGCAAGCGCTCCGAATACGCTATTCGCCTCGAAGAGAAGCAAAAGCTAAGGTTTAACTACGGGATTTCAGAGCGTCAGCTTGTCCGCTATGTAAAAAAAGCACGATCTCAAGAGGGCTCCACAGGAACCAACCTCTTGAAACTGCTTGAAAACAGACTGGATAATGTTTGTTTTCGTCTTGGCTTTGGACCAACTGTGCCTGGTGCCCGCCAATTAGTTAATCACGGTCATGTAACAGTAAATGGCCGGGTTCTCGATATTGCTAGCTATCAATGCAAGCAAGGTGATGTAGTGGGAATCCGTGAAAACAAAGGCAGCAAAAAACTTGCTGAAGCCAATCTTGAATTTCCAGGATTAGCAAACGTTCCTCCCCATCTCGAATTAGACAAACCAAAGATGACTGCAAAAATCAATGGCAAATGCGAAAGGGAATGGGTTGCTCTCGAGATAAACGAATTATTAGTGGTGGAGTACTACTCACGTAAAGTATAA